One genomic segment of Streptomyces liangshanensis includes these proteins:
- a CDS encoding glycosyl hydrolase family 8 — protein sequence MSRSRRARCAAALSATAVLTTCVWTGLTPAAGAADGPAVPFGSHSFAYAAGTLAPSGGQAAADRAVIDFYTKWKSNFIKQNCGNGWYEVYAADADHPYVAEAQGYGLVITALMAGADADAKKIFDGILKYVLAHPSVNNPDLHAAEQDTGCRSVNGSDSATDGDLDIAYGLLLAHKQWGSGGTYNYQSLANRRINAIKASEVHSGSKLMKLGDWSSGSYDQISRTSDWIPGHFKAFRKATGDSTWDAVLTKTQSVIGSLQSKHASATGLLPDFVVNTTTTPKPAAGEVLEDAHDGDYNWNACRDPWRLGTDAVVNNDSASRTAVRKMNSWIKTKAANDPAKIRDGYKLNGTSFGTGNEPAFFAPFAVAAMTDPASQAWLDALWQKMLATTPSGTDYYSTSVQLQTMLVVTHNYWTP from the coding sequence CCCCTTCGGCAGTCATTCCTTCGCCTACGCGGCCGGCACCCTGGCGCCCAGCGGCGGCCAGGCCGCCGCGGACCGCGCCGTGATCGACTTCTACACGAAGTGGAAGTCGAACTTCATCAAGCAGAACTGTGGCAACGGTTGGTACGAGGTGTACGCGGCGGACGCGGACCACCCGTACGTCGCCGAGGCCCAGGGCTACGGCCTGGTCATCACGGCGCTGATGGCGGGCGCCGACGCGGACGCCAAGAAGATCTTCGACGGCATCCTCAAGTACGTCCTGGCCCACCCCTCCGTCAACAACCCCGACCTGCACGCGGCCGAGCAGGACACGGGGTGCAGGAGCGTCAACGGGAGCGACTCCGCCACCGACGGCGACCTGGACATCGCGTACGGACTGCTCCTCGCCCACAAGCAGTGGGGCAGCGGCGGCACGTACAACTACCAGAGCCTGGCGAACCGCCGGATCAACGCGATCAAGGCGAGCGAGGTGCACAGCGGCTCCAAGCTGATGAAGCTCGGTGACTGGTCGTCCGGCAGCTACGACCAGATCTCGCGCACGTCGGACTGGATCCCCGGACACTTCAAGGCGTTCCGCAAGGCCACCGGCGACAGCACCTGGGACGCGGTCCTGACCAAGACCCAGTCGGTGATCGGCAGTCTCCAGTCCAAGCACGCGTCCGCCACCGGGCTGCTGCCGGACTTCGTCGTCAACACGACGACCACGCCGAAGCCGGCGGCGGGCGAGGTCCTGGAGGACGCGCACGACGGCGACTACAACTGGAACGCCTGCCGGGACCCGTGGCGCCTGGGCACGGACGCGGTCGTCAACAACGACAGCGCGTCCCGCACCGCCGTACGGAAGATGAACTCCTGGATCAAGACCAAGGCCGCGAACGACCCGGCCAAGATCCGGGACGGGTACAAGCTCAACGGCACCAGCTTCGGCACCGGCAACGAGCCCGCGTTCTTCGCGCCCTTCGCGGTCGCGGCCATGACCGACCCGGCCAGTCAGGCGTGGCTGGACGCGCTGTGGCAGAAGATGCTCGCCACCACGCCCAGCGGCACCGACTACTACTCCACCAGTGTGCAGTTGCAGACGATGCTCGTCGTCACGCACAACTACTGGACTCCCTGA
- a CDS encoding chitinase encodes MTSSYHSMLQRRPRLLAVSAALSLAATAALSAATTATATDGGAPAAKAAAAAPVGLNAPYLYLGWGSPQSATSVMSATGVKQFTMAFILSDGGCNPKWDGNRALTGGNDQSTINAIRAAGGDVTVSIGGWSGNKLGEKCSSATALAGAYQKTIDALKLKSIDIDIEDTEFTNATVRERVVDALKIVKTNNPGVAVYVTFGTTRTGPDATGLDLIKRGANNKLDIEGWAVMPFDFDEGTIDMVAATKGAVDGLKNAVASAYGLSSDAAYRKVGFSSMNGKSDVPGETVSVANFKSMVSYATSKHLSRVSFWAVNRDRSCGGGTTDAGADCSGVSQSALDFTKALAAYTG; translated from the coding sequence ATGACGTCCTCGTACCACTCCATGCTCCAGCGGCGCCCCCGCCTTCTGGCGGTCTCCGCGGCCCTGTCCCTGGCGGCCACCGCCGCCCTGTCCGCGGCCACCACCGCGACCGCGACCGACGGCGGCGCGCCCGCCGCCAAGGCCGCGGCGGCCGCGCCGGTCGGGCTCAACGCCCCCTACCTGTACCTGGGTTGGGGCAGTCCCCAGAGCGCCACGTCGGTCATGAGCGCGACCGGCGTCAAGCAGTTCACGATGGCGTTCATCCTCTCCGACGGCGGCTGCAACCCCAAGTGGGACGGGAACAGGGCGCTGACGGGCGGGAACGACCAGTCCACGATCAACGCGATACGCGCCGCCGGCGGTGACGTGACCGTCTCCATCGGCGGCTGGTCCGGCAACAAGCTCGGTGAGAAGTGTTCGTCCGCCACCGCCCTCGCGGGGGCGTACCAGAAGACCATCGACGCGCTGAAGCTGAAGTCCATCGACATCGACATCGAGGACACCGAGTTCACCAACGCCACGGTCCGCGAGCGGGTGGTGGACGCGCTGAAGATCGTCAAGACCAACAACCCCGGGGTGGCCGTGTACGTCACCTTCGGCACCACCAGGACGGGCCCGGACGCGACCGGCCTCGACCTGATCAAGCGGGGGGCGAACAACAAGCTGGACATCGAGGGCTGGGCGGTCATGCCGTTCGACTTCGACGAGGGCACCATCGACATGGTGGCCGCCACCAAGGGCGCGGTGGACGGCCTCAAGAACGCGGTGGCCTCGGCGTACGGGCTCTCCTCGGACGCCGCGTACCGCAAGGTCGGCTTCTCCTCGATGAACGGCAAGTCGGACGTGCCGGGCGAGACCGTGTCCGTGGCCAACTTCAAGTCGATGGTGAGCTACGCGACCAGCAAGCACCTGTCCCGGGTGAGCTTCTGGGCGGTCAACCGGGACCGCTCCTGCGGGGGCGGCACCACGGACGCCGGCGCGGACTGCAGTGGTGTGAGCCAGAGCGCGCTCGACTTCACCAAGGCACTGGCCGCGTACACCGGCTGA
- a CDS encoding GntR family transcriptional regulator, with product MGIDAVSIRAPRRERSSDPLWSQAADSILEQIESQELTAGAKLPPERELCAQLDISRVTLRKALSHLVDQGVLTASHGRGWFVAQPVAAREWPNDLESFTTTAHRKHMRPSSLVLRQAVEAASLDEADRLGVPAGTPLLHLERVRLLNGVRIAVDRTIIAADLVPSLTTTDFGTASLFEALREQGIELSRSMATIEARSADDELAVRLEIEPGAPVLVLDQTIHAPDQRPLLASTVEYSGERYRLRTTLASSNDTARR from the coding sequence ATGGGCATCGACGCCGTCTCGATCCGCGCTCCGCGGCGCGAACGCAGTTCCGACCCGCTGTGGTCACAGGCTGCCGACTCGATCCTCGAACAGATCGAGAGCCAGGAACTGACGGCCGGCGCGAAGCTGCCACCCGAGCGGGAACTCTGCGCCCAGCTCGACATCTCGCGGGTGACCCTCCGCAAGGCGCTCTCGCACCTGGTGGACCAGGGGGTCCTGACCGCGTCGCACGGCCGCGGCTGGTTCGTCGCGCAGCCGGTGGCGGCCCGCGAGTGGCCCAACGACCTGGAGTCGTTCACCACCACCGCGCACCGCAAGCACATGCGGCCCAGCTCGCTCGTCCTGCGCCAGGCGGTGGAGGCGGCCTCGCTCGACGAGGCGGACCGGCTCGGGGTTCCCGCCGGCACCCCCCTGCTGCACCTGGAGCGGGTACGGCTCCTCAACGGCGTACGGATCGCGGTCGACCGCACCATCATCGCCGCCGACCTCGTCCCGTCCCTCACCACCACCGACTTCGGCACCGCGTCCCTGTTCGAGGCGCTGCGCGAACAGGGCATCGAGCTGAGCAGGTCGATGGCCACGATCGAGGCCCGCAGCGCCGACGACGAACTGGCGGTCCGGCTGGAGATCGAGCCAGGGGCGCCCGTCCTGGTCCTGGACCAGACGATCCACGCCCCGGACCAACGGCCCCTGCTGGCCTCGACGGTGGAGTACAGCGGCGAGAGATACCGCCTCCGTACCACCCTCGCCTCCTCGAACGACACCGCGCGCCGCTGA